GCGGTACGATGGATAAGGCAGCACTTTTGGCAAAAGAAGCGGCAGTTCGTTCAGTCGATAGTAAAAATTCTGATCCAAGATATGCCAAATTAGAAGACGAGCTACTAGAGCTTGCTTGTAAAACTGGCGTTGGTCCTCAAGGGCTTGGTGGTGATACTACCGCCGTAAAAGTAAATGTCGAGTGGTATCCAACTCACATAGCAGGTCTTCCTGTTGCTATAAATATCAACTGCCACGCTGCACGCCACGCAGATGCCGAGCTTTAAGGAGAGAAAATGTCAGAAGTAAAAAGAATAAAAGCACCATTTGATAAAGAGGTGGTAAAAAGCCTAAAAGCAGGCGACAATGTCCTAATATCAGGCACTATCATAGCGGCTCGTGACGCTGCACATAAGGCACTTACTGAAACATTGGCACGCGGCGAAAAACTACCAGTTGAACTAAAGGGTGAGACTATCTACTACGTCGGACCAACTCCGGCCAAGCCAAATCAAGCTATCGGCGCAGCAGGCCCAACAACAAGCGGTAGAATGGATAAATACACCCCAACTATGATAAATGAAGTTGGTATAAATGGTATGATCGGTAAAGGCTACAGGAGTGACGCAGTAGTCGAGGCTATGAAAAAATCATGCTGTGTTTATATGGTTGCTATCGGTGGTATCGGAGCGCTCATTAGCCAAAGTATCAAAAAATATGAAGTGCTAGCTTATCCAGAACTAGGACCAGAGGCAGTTGCTAGGCTTACAGTTGAGGATTTCCCAGCAATAGTTGCCATTGACTGCGAGGGCAATAACTTCTACGAAGTTGGCCAAGCTCCTTACAAAAAGATATAAATTTATCCCGCTAGCAAGCTAGCTAGCGGACTTTAATAATATCCAAGACACATCGTTTCAGTTAATTTTATGCGTTTTTCAAATGGAGCAGGTGAGAAAAATTTGCACTTTTCAATGTAAATTCTATAAGAATAGCTAAGATTAAAATCATCATAAAATTTCTTCAAGTCTATAAATTTGATGCCGCAAATCTCATGAAATTTAAAGAGCTCGTAGATCTTAGAGCCATTTTTTGCTACAAGATGAGAAGGAGCAAGCGAGGTAAAAGAGCAAAATACGCCTGTTGGAATAAGGCCATTTAAAGGCGTACAGGTTTTTATAGTGTTTTGAAATTTGACTGGAATGCTATTTTTTCTAAGAAAAACTATTCTTGAGTTTTCAAATTTAGCACTTATGACGTTTTTCCAAAAAAGATAAGCATTTGATGAGATGCCAGCATTTTTAGCCAACTCAGCACCGAGCACATAATCATCTAAAAACTCATTTGGTGCGAGTATATTTTGCATCTTCATCCTTTTGAAATTTTGTCCATTATAGCTTTTAGA
This genomic stretch from Campylobacter concisus ATCC 51562 harbors:
- a CDS encoding Fe-S-containing hydro-lyase, yielding MSEVKRIKAPFDKEVVKSLKAGDNVLISGTIIAARDAAHKALTETLARGEKLPVELKGETIYYVGPTPAKPNQAIGAAGPTTSGRMDKYTPTMINEVGINGMIGKGYRSDAVVEAMKKSCCVYMVAIGGIGALISQSIKKYEVLAYPELGPEAVARLTVEDFPAIVAIDCEGNNFYEVGQAPYKKI